A single window of Lutzomyia longipalpis isolate SR_M1_2022 chromosome 1, ASM2433408v1 DNA harbors:
- the LOC129785835 gene encoding modifier of mdg4, with protein MPQPNCQSIRYCWEAEKVKTLIRLRAELSPLFTGKRNAAKYAWAVVERELNVPLPLAKIIKKWNNLLQEYKAIKLSEEPKRRDWPFFNMMDVYFSDQVNDPTLRLFSSTKTFGADNLDDCTFEDSIVMSNAIAAATAAAQQASREARESAEAADMMQDSKSVSSHDDNDSTKPSTVGHAAPSTTSTPVSNSYNNGIGIRDYDELMESKYTEAMHQKDVSAQELLQQAEHHNIDQYLLSWNNFYGNMCRGFHSLQKDGQMVDVTIAAGGKIFKAHKLVLSVCSPYFQKIFLEHPSTHPILFMTDVHSNHMAGLLDFMYSGQVNVKYEDLPNFLKVAEAMQIKGLHSESTSDQEDPGKHSTHNSANSANSNSKQFKHPAYPGVTNLSMADAYQHRSMVPTSTGKSPNLTRSTPPSSLSPALAQSRLYQPPPPPPPPNAAPKYQIHSTSKTMLDNQKHQKYFSKRKMATPMEVISGDSKMDAKRNRLAEDSNKNYKALPLTDEDLVEERESTDRNVKTEPEPDNDSNTQTQQQQEEEVYYADSPTGAAAAAIAATAKLKHSILESHLRQNENSALSGKLNFTRQSS; from the exons ATGCCACAGCCAAATTGTCAATCTATACGATATTGCT GGGAGGCGGAAAAAGTAAAAACCTTGATACGGTTGAGGGCAGAACTTTCACCACTCTTCACGGGCAAACGAAATGCAGCCAAATACGCTTGGGC TGTCGTGGAACGCGAATTGAATGTTCCACTGCCACTGGCGAAGATAATCAAGAAGTGGAACAATCTACTGCAAGAATATAAAGCTATAAAATTGTCAGAAGAACCCAAAAGACGCGACTGGCCCTTCTTCAACATGATGGACGTGTATTTTAGTGACCAAGTCAATGATCCAACATTGCGACTCTTCTCGTCCACGAAGACCTTTGGGGCTGACAATCTCGATGATTGCACTTTCGAAGACAGCATCGTGATGTCTAATGCAAttgcagcagcaacagcagccgCACAGCAGGCTTCACGTGAAGCACGTGAGTCCGCAGAGGCAGCAGATATGATGCAAGATTCAAAATCAGTCAGCTCTCACGACGACAATGACTCCACAAAGCCAAGTACAGTAGGACATGCAGCTCCATCGACAACCTCCACACCAGTCAGCAATTCCTACAACAACGGCATCGGTATTCGGGACTATGACGAGCTGATGGAGTCAAAGTACACTGAGGCTATGCACCAGAAGGATGTTTCAGCACAAGAACTCCTACAGCAAGCAGAACACCACAATATCGATCAGTACTTGCTGTCCTGGAATAATTTCTACGGGAACATGTGTCGTGGCTTCCACAGCCTCCAGAAGGATGGACAAATGGTGGATGTGACAATTGCGGCAGgtggaaaaatcttcaaagcaCACAAACTCGTTCTATCCGTGTGTAGTCCATACTTTCAGAAAATCTTCCTTGAACACCCTTCCACACATCCCATACTCTTCATGACAGATGTACATAGTAATCACATGGCGGGTCTCCTGGATTTCATGTACAGTGGCCAGGTGAATGTAAAGTACGAGGATCTCCCGAATTTCCTCAAAGTGGCGGAGGCCATGCAAATTAAGGGGCTCCACAGTGAAAGTACATCCGACCAAGAGGATCCGGGGAAGCATTCAACGCACAATAGCGCAAATTCAGCTAATAGCAATTCAAAGCAGTTCAAACATCCCGCATATCCAGGTGTTACAAATCTCTCCATGGCAGACGCATATCAGCACCGATCGATGGTACCCACGAGCACAGGCAAGAGCCCAAATCTTACCAGATCCACACCACCCAGTAGTCTATCGCCAGCATTGGCGCAATCACGGTTGTACCAACCACCACCCCCGCCACCACCACCCAATGCAGCACCCAAATACCAAATTCACAGCACAAGCAAAACCATGTTGGACAATCAGAAGCACCAGAAGTACTTTTCCAAGCGCAAAATGGCCACACCAATGGAAGTAATCAGTGGTGACAGCAAAATGGATGCCAAACGGAACCGACTGGCTGAGGATTCGAACAAAAACTACAAAGCACTGCCACTAACGGATGAGGACCTTGTAGAGGAGCGCGAATCAACAGATAGGAATGTTAAAACGGAACCCGAACCGGACAACGACAGCAACACCCAGACACAGCAACAACAGGAAGAGGAAGTTTACTATGCGGACTCACCAACaggagcagcagcagctgcTATTGCAGCAACAGCTAAACTCAAACATTCCATCCTCGAGTCCCATTTGaggcaaaatgaaaatagtgCACTCTCGGGAAAGCTCAACTTTACGCGGCAGAGTAGCTGA
- the LOC129785877 gene encoding vesicular integral-membrane protein VIP36 — translation MNPKSLLWSVLVSVLALVSAQYESIDYMKREHSLTKPYGAGMNVPYWDYAGHTMVTNNYVRLTPDAQSKSGSLWNQVPCMTKNWEMQVSFKVHGHGKDLFGDGMAIWYARERMVPGPVFGSKDYFSGLVIILDTYSNHNGPHNHQHPFLSAMVNNGTLHYDHDRDGTHTQLAGCETKFRNVDYETVITIRYENDVLTVLTDLENKREWKECFTVKGVLLPTGYFFGVSATTGDLSDNHDIISLRFYELDMVTDPQASLERRQIIPQALTFEPPRERSEDKKPSGMSNVKIFFLILLGMMVAVAVAIGGIMYYQKHKENSKKRFY, via the exons ATGAATCCAAAATCCCTGTTGTGGTCTGTATTAGTGTCAGTTTTAGCTTTAGTTAGTGCCCAATATGAATCCATTGACTATATGAAGCGAGAACACTCTCTAACCAAACCTTATG GTGCAGGGATGAATGTACCCTATTGGGATTATGCTGGGCACACGATGGTCACCAATAATTATGTTAGACTAACTCCGGATGCCCAGTCAAAGAGTGGAAGTCTCTGGAATCAAGTT CCGTGTATGACAAAGAATTGGGAGATGCAGGTATCTTTCAAAGTGCATGGGCACGGGAAAGATCTCTTTGGGGATGGAATGGCTATTTGGTATGCCAGGGAACGCATGGTCCCCGGACCAGTTTTTGGCAGTAAAGATTACTTCAGTGGTTTAGTAATCATCCTGGACACGTATAGTAATCACAATGGGCCACACAAT CACCAACATCCATTTTTGAGTGCAATGGTGAATAATGGAACACTTCATTATGATCACGATCGCGATGGAACTCACACCCAATTAGCTGGGTGCGAAACAAAATTCCGCAACGTAGATTATGAGACAGTCATAACGATTCGCTATGAGAACGATGTCCTCACAG TGCTGACAGATTTAGAAAACAAACGTGAATGGAAGGAATGCTTCACGGTGAAGGGAGTCCTTTTGCCAACGGGATACTTCTTTGGAGTATCCGCAACAACAGGTGATCTTTCCGATAATCACGACATTATTTCACTACGTTTCTATGAATTGGATATGGTGACGGATCCCCAAGCTAGTCTAGAACGTCGACAAATTATTCCTCAAGCACTAACCTTCGAACCACCACGAGAACGGAGTGAAGACAAGAAACCCAGTGGGATGTCCAATGTGAAAATCTTCTTCCTTATTCTGCTGGGTATGATGGTGGCTGTTGCTGTGGCAATTGGTGGCATTATGTACTACCAGAAGCACAAGGAGAATTCAAAGAAGCGATTCTATTGA